TTTTGGAATATAGTTATCATCCGTAAGGTATTTTTTATCCACTGCCCAAAGGTCGATAAACAGGATGGCCGCCAGGATCACTGTTGCCACCTGCGGCTTAAAGGTATTCCTCAGATACAGGAAAAGAACCCCAACCAGCAATGCAGCAAATAAGATGGTGCGCAATAGTTGCCCGCCAAACATGGACTGGCGTTCGGATTTAAGCCCGCCCAGGAGGATCCGCTTTATATCGTCCGGGTAAGGAGAATCTGCAATCTGCTGATCAAAATACGAGCTGTACGACTGGCCGACATATACCAGCCCGATGACCACAACCGTTCCCCCCAGTATATAAAGTATTTTTCTGAAGTCTTGCTGCAGCAACGCTTTTCCGTTTGCTGTAAAGAAAAGCTGCTGAACAGTGAAAGCAGCCATTATGGTAAGGGTCAACTGCGGAATTACCAGGGCCATCGACGGCGCCCGGAATTTATTATACAGGGGAAGGTGGTGTAACAGTATCTGGTTAAACCCCGCAAAATAACTACCCCAGCTCATCATAATTCCCAATGCCGTTGCGATCAGCAGTCCCCATTTCAGGGGTCCCTTTATAATCACAAAGCCAATCAGCGCCAGCAATACCACTATTGCACCGGCATAAGGAGGTCCGGATGTTCCTTCACTTGGCTTCGACATGCCACCCCAGTACGCGGGTAATTGTCCTACCAGCTGTCCTGCCACTGAATTCAGCTGGGGATTTCCAAGTGCCGTTAATTTTTCGGTGATCTTTTCCTGTGCTTTTTCGCTAAGCGGATCAGCACTGCTTCCCCCGTAAGCTTTGGGCATTAGCATTACCAGCGGTTCGGGCATATACATGCTATAAGAAAACGCATAGCTCTCGTCCAACCCGGAGGTTTTAGTATTGGTAACCTGGTCACCCTTTATCTCCACCGATTTACCACCCCTCATTGTAAATGCTGTATATTCTTTTGTAGCAGCATAACTCAGGTAGTAACCACCCAGCCCCACGAGTGCCGCCACCCCGCTCAGCACAATAACGATCCCGATATGTTTAAACTCTTTTTGCCGGATCCATTTCACCAGGTAAAATATGGTTACAAAAACGGCGATAATAAAAAAGTAATAGTTGATCTGCGGATGGTTCGACATCAGTTCCTGGTAAGCTCCCAGGGTAGCTATGGCCAAACCGATCCAGTAACGTTTATTGAAGATCAACAGCAACCCCGCCATCAGCAGGGGCATAAAGCCGATGGCATACATCTTGGTTTCATGCCCTGCGGAAAGAATCACCGGGTTATAGGTAGAAAACCCATAAGCCAGGGCGCCCAAAACAGCCGCCAGCGGATTCAGTCCCATCGCCAAGGCCAGGATATAAAAACAAATACAGGCAATGAACAGAAAATTGGCCGGGTTGGGCAGCCCCAATCCAAAGATCTTTGTAAGGTTGGGCAACACCGATTTCCCTTCCATATAGATCTGGTAATTGGGCATT
The sequence above is a segment of the Niabella agricola genome. Coding sequences within it:
- a CDS encoding YfhO family protein produces the protein MKNNWVKKVIPHLVAVVIFIVVSLVFCKPVLEGNVLNQHDIVGWKGAAQNALDAKAKTGQAPLWNTGLFSGMPNYQIYMEGKSVLPNLTKIFGLGLPNPANFLFIACICFYILALAMGLNPLAAVLGALAYGFSTYNPVILSAGHETKMYAIGFMPLLMAGLLLIFNKRYWIGLAIATLGAYQELMSNHPQINYYFFIIAVFVTIFYLVKWIRQKEFKHIGIVIVLSGVAALVGLGGYYLSYAATKEYTAFTMRGGKSVEIKGDQVTNTKTSGLDESYAFSYSMYMPEPLVMLMPKAYGGSSADPLSEKAQEKITEKLTALGNPQLNSVAGQLVGQLPAYWGGMSKPSEGTSGPPYAGAIVVLLALIGFVIIKGPLKWGLLIATALGIMMSWGSYFAGFNQILLHHLPLYNKFRAPSMALVIPQLTLTIMAAFTVQQLFFTANGKALLQQDFRKILYILGGTVVVIGLVYVGQSYSSYFDQQIADSPYPDDIKRILLGGLKSERQSMFGGQLLRTILFAALLVGVLFLYLRNTFKPQVATVILAAILFIDLWAVDKKYLTDDNYIPKETAEAQNFVKTATDDQILQDKDPHFRVFDVVNGFNSNHAAYFHRSILGYHPAKLRIYQDIIERYMSTGQPPQELLNALDTRYIIAQNQQAQPLLVPNPNAYGAAWFVKGLKPEADAAHELQAVGNTHLKDTAIVPQAAVASIGPIQPDSTATISLVKYTNDEAEYTSVSNTAQFAVFSEVYYPAGWKATIDGKEAAIIKTNYFMRGVAIPAGKHTVKLVFEPQTVKKGITISYISSILVVILVLGGFGMQWWVDHKMKNKTAA